A genomic stretch from Candidatus Poribacteria bacterium includes:
- a CDS encoding Mov34/MPN/PAD-1 family protein, protein MDEKILTNKSSLKWQSDCKQYTILISEPCLLKMTEMAQTHYPNEVGTSLVGCYSNDGFEASILDLGPLTPDSKGLRTSFYRGTAGLRKFFVKLRQTFSGKRHYVGEWHSHPDAAPIPSGTDDRNQLEIAEDTKTDCPECILIIIGSNNFNEIGVFVYSRKRGKIILYPAQNEEI, encoded by the coding sequence ATGGACGAAAAAATATTGACCAATAAATCTTCACTAAAATGGCAGTCTGATTGTAAACAATACACAATCCTGATCTCAGAGCCCTGTCTTCTCAAAATGACAGAAATGGCACAGACACATTACCCAAACGAAGTGGGAACATCGTTAGTTGGATGTTATTCTAATGATGGTTTTGAGGCTTCTATCCTTGACTTAGGCCCTTTAACCCCGGATTCAAAAGGTCTGCGAACTTCATTTTATAGGGGCACGGCTGGTTTGCGCAAGTTCTTTGTGAAATTGCGTCAAACCTTCTCTGGTAAACGGCATTATGTAGGCGAGTGGCATAGCCATCCAGATGCTGCTCCTATCCCTAGCGGTACAGATGACCGGAATCAGTTGGAAATTGCAGAGGATACGAAAACAGACTGTCCAGAATGCATTCTTATTATTATTGGAAGTAACAATTTCAATGAAATAGGTGTCTTTGTATATTCACGGAAACGCGGTAAGATTATACTTTACCCTGCGCAAAACGAGGAAATATAA
- a CDS encoding FAD-binding protein produces MNQHDLKHPHKELHDLLGTRFSRESAVRDAHARDASYHRGALPDAVVFPKTNAEVAEIVKICAKYNMPIIPYGTGTGVEGAVVATEGALCIALNEMNRILRVSPDDRDATVQAGVTRLQLNTHLADLGTRLHFSVDPGADASLGGMAATRASGTSAVQYGTMLDNVLGLTVITADGSIVRTGSRARKSAAGYDLTRLFIGSEGTLGIITEITLKLTRLPESVAAAVCAFPSVDAAVDTVIELMDTSANIARIELLDERQMDAVNKYAGLNYEVAPTLFFEFHGSAHTVAESSEIAGKIAAAHGGGDFRWATDESERKRLWQARYDSYYAALNRRPGSVGYVTDVCVPISQLATCIAKTKALLAKSSLVPSILGHVGDGNFHVVFPLEPDNKDELAEAQHLSHQIVDIALEMDGTCTGEHGVGVGKRNALEKEHGEAINLMRAIKHALDPLNLMNPGKIFL; encoded by the coding sequence ATGAACCAACACGACTTAAAACACCCGCATAAAGAACTCCATGACCTTCTCGGAACACGCTTCAGCAGAGAGAGTGCCGTCCGAGACGCACACGCACGCGATGCCTCCTACCATCGTGGCGCGCTCCCAGATGCCGTTGTCTTTCCGAAAACTAACGCCGAAGTCGCAGAAATCGTCAAAATCTGTGCGAAATATAACATGCCGATAATCCCTTACGGCACTGGTACCGGTGTTGAAGGTGCTGTCGTTGCAACCGAAGGCGCGCTCTGCATCGCCCTGAACGAAATGAACCGCATCCTCCGCGTCAGCCCAGACGATAGAGATGCCACCGTTCAAGCGGGTGTGACACGCTTACAACTGAACACACATCTCGCTGATCTCGGTACACGACTTCACTTTTCTGTTGATCCGGGTGCAGATGCTTCACTGGGAGGAATGGCAGCAACACGCGCATCCGGCACAAGTGCGGTTCAATACGGGACAATGCTCGATAACGTTCTCGGCTTGACCGTTATCACCGCCGATGGTTCCATCGTCCGGACGGGGAGTAGAGCGCGGAAATCCGCCGCAGGCTACGATCTCACCCGTCTTTTCATCGGTTCAGAAGGCACATTGGGGATTATCACCGAAATCACGCTTAAATTAACACGGTTGCCGGAATCAGTCGCTGCCGCTGTCTGTGCTTTTCCAAGTGTAGATGCAGCGGTAGACACTGTTATCGAATTGATGGACACAAGTGCCAACATCGCCCGTATCGAACTGTTAGACGAACGTCAGATGGATGCCGTCAACAAATATGCAGGATTAAATTATGAAGTTGCGCCGACGCTCTTTTTTGAATTCCACGGGTCCGCGCATACCGTCGCGGAGAGTTCGGAGATCGCTGGTAAAATCGCAGCCGCACACGGGGGTGGTGACTTCCGATGGGCAACAGATGAAAGTGAACGCAAACGTCTCTGGCAAGCCCGATACGATAGCTACTACGCCGCACTCAACCGCCGTCCGGGTTCCGTCGGTTATGTCACGGATGTGTGTGTCCCGATCTCCCAACTCGCTACCTGTATCGCGAAGACGAAGGCACTGCTCGCTAAATCAAGCCTCGTTCCATCGATCCTTGGACACGTCGGGGACGGCAATTTCCACGTCGTCTTCCCACTTGAACCTGACAACAAGGACGAATTGGCAGAGGCGCAGCACCTCAGCCACCAGATTGTAGACATCGCCTTGGAGATGGACGGTACCTGCACCGGTGAACACGGTGTCGGGGTCGGTAAACGGAACGCATTAGAGAAGGAACACGGAGAAGCAATAAACCTAATGCGTGCGATTAAACACGCCTTGGATCCGCTCAACTTAATGAATCCCGGCAAAATCTTTTTGTAG
- the trpB gene encoding tryptophan synthase subunit beta translates to MPQLPDATGHFGQFGGRYVPETLMPALLELEEAYIKLKDNPDFQKEFQYYLREYVGRPNPLYYAEHLTETLGGAKIYLKREDLNHTGAHKINSAIGQILLARWMGKKRIIAETGAGQHGVATATVAAKFDMECEVYMGEEDIERQALNVFRMRQMGTKVVPVNSGSRTLKDAINACFRDWVTNVRTTYLLLGSVVGAHPYPMIVRDFQSVIGDEARAQILEQEGTLPDYVVACVGGGSNSLGMFYPFYADESVRLIGVEAAGESIRSGRHAAPLTAGSVGVFHGAKCYLLQEEDGQITPAHSISAGLDYPGVGPEHSFYRETGRAEYVPVTDAEAVEGFQLLSETEGIIPALESAHAIAYLRELAPKLGKDKVIAVCLSGRGDKDVYTIANELGISL, encoded by the coding sequence ATGCCACAACTCCCTGACGCAACAGGGCATTTCGGACAATTCGGAGGCAGATACGTCCCCGAAACACTTATGCCCGCGCTTTTAGAACTCGAAGAAGCATACATCAAGCTTAAAGATAATCCCGACTTCCAAAAAGAATTCCAGTACTACCTTCGTGAATACGTTGGGAGACCAAATCCGCTTTATTATGCCGAACACCTGACAGAAACGCTCGGCGGCGCAAAAATATATCTCAAACGGGAAGACCTCAACCATACGGGTGCCCATAAAATCAACAGTGCAATCGGACAAATTCTTCTCGCACGCTGGATGGGCAAAAAACGGATCATCGCTGAAACCGGCGCGGGACAACACGGTGTCGCAACAGCCACTGTCGCGGCGAAGTTCGATATGGAATGTGAAGTCTATATGGGTGAGGAAGACATAGAACGCCAGGCACTCAACGTTTTCCGCATGCGGCAGATGGGAACAAAAGTGGTACCTGTCAATTCTGGTTCCCGCACCCTCAAAGATGCGATCAACGCCTGTTTTCGAGATTGGGTCACAAATGTCCGAACTACCTACCTGCTCCTCGGTTCGGTTGTCGGTGCGCATCCGTATCCGATGATAGTTCGAGATTTCCAATCTGTCATCGGTGATGAAGCAAGGGCGCAGATTTTAGAGCAAGAAGGCACCTTACCAGATTACGTCGTTGCCTGTGTCGGTGGTGGTAGCAACTCACTCGGTATGTTCTACCCCTTCTATGCGGACGAATCTGTCCGGTTGATTGGTGTAGAAGCTGCTGGTGAAAGTATCCGTAGTGGACGACACGCTGCACCTCTCACTGCGGGTAGTGTCGGTGTTTTTCACGGTGCTAAGTGCTATCTGTTGCAAGAGGAGGACGGTCAGATAACCCCCGCACATTCGATCTCCGCAGGGTTAGATTATCCGGGTGTCGGACCCGAACACAGTTTTTACCGTGAAACGGGGAGAGCGGAATATGTCCCAGTTACGGATGCAGAAGCCGTAGAAGGGTTTCAATTGTTATCAGAAACAGAGGGCATCATCCCGGCATTAGAATCCGCGCACGCCATCGCCTATCTCCGTGAACTCGCGCCCAAACTCGGCAAGGACAAAGTCATCGCTGTATGTCTATCGGGACGTGGAGATAAAGATGTCTATACCATCGCAAACGAATTAGGCATTAGTCTCTAA
- a CDS encoding nucleotidyltransferase produces MELPTYFIRFLKEIRPTTKQREKCQTGHQTLRDRLDGDTNLKPILVSTFLQGSYRRATAVRPKGETNLDVDIIVVTRLDRCDYPDPNKAMDKFVPFLQKYYKGKYQRQGRSFGIELSYVNLDLVITSAPSEVEVEVYESKAVRTDLTLEDAPDWLLMKSWIPPDERINQTAFLESIRGQEWQTEPLWIPNRDAGDWEETHPLEQIKWTWKKNASCNTHYVNVVKALKWWQRVNHEDDRPKGYPLEHLVGVCCPDSITSVAKGVTLTLETIVANYDTYALYKQTPFLPDHGVPIHNVLGRVEGEEFAAFYEHAKEAAEIAREALDIQDKEKSIKKWRELFGSKFPDSDDSDDNGSRGNSSQGPFTTKSPMGDSRVRRYG; encoded by the coding sequence ATGGAATTACCAACCTACTTTATAAGATTTCTTAAAGAAATCCGTCCAACAACAAAGCAAAGAGAAAAGTGTCAAACAGGGCATCAAACGCTCCGCGATAGATTGGATGGGGATACGAATTTAAAACCGATTCTCGTAAGTACATTTCTACAAGGGAGTTACCGACGTGCCACCGCCGTTCGACCAAAAGGGGAAACTAATTTAGATGTGGACATTATCGTCGTAACCCGACTGGATCGATGTGATTACCCCGATCCGAATAAAGCCATGGATAAATTCGTGCCTTTTTTGCAAAAATACTACAAAGGCAAATATCAACGCCAAGGACGTTCCTTCGGTATTGAGCTTTCGTATGTGAATCTCGATTTGGTCATTACCTCCGCCCCATCTGAGGTGGAAGTGGAAGTTTATGAAAGCAAGGCAGTCAGAACTGATTTGACCCTTGAAGATGCGCCCGATTGGTTATTAATGAAGTCATGGATTCCACCGGATGAGAGGATAAATCAAACTGCTTTTTTGGAAAGTATTCGTGGGCAAGAATGGCAAACCGAACCACTATGGATTCCAAATCGAGATGCAGGTGATTGGGAAGAGACACATCCATTAGAGCAAATCAAATGGACGTGGAAAAAGAACGCGAGTTGTAATACGCATTATGTTAATGTCGTCAAGGCACTAAAATGGTGGCAGAGAGTTAATCATGAGGACGACCGCCCGAAAGGTTATCCACTAGAACATCTTGTCGGAGTTTGCTGTCCCGACAGCATAACATCTGTTGCCAAAGGGGTTACCCTGACCTTGGAAACTATTGTTGCAAATTATGATACGTACGCTCTATATAAACAAACCCCCTTTCTTCCTGACCACGGTGTTCCTATACATAATGTCTTGGGTAGAGTAGAAGGCGAAGAGTTTGCCGCATTTTACGAACACGCTAAGGAAGCTGCTGAAATTGCCCGCGAAGCTCTTGATATTCAGGATAAAGAAAAGTCCATCAAGAAATGGCGAGAATTGTTCGGTAGTAAGTTTCCAGATTCCGATGATTCCGACGATAATGGGAGTAGAGGAAACAGTTCCCAAGGCCCCTTTACTACCAAGAGTCCGATGGGGGATTCAAGGGTTCGCAGATATGGATAG
- a CDS encoding C-terminal binding protein: protein MQNNWKVLITDYAWPSIEPERQVLAEIGAELIAAETGEEAELLSLAPTMDGILTCWKPVREPVIAAATKCQVIGRCGIGLDNIDVEVATEHGIVVTNVPAYCVDEVSDHAMGLLLACARKIPRFDRTIREDTWDQNVGPAMRRIRGKTLGVIGFGRIARSIVPKAKAFGLTINVSSPRTAPELIQQHGAQKVSFPELLATSDFITIHAPLTSETQHLFSEAEFRAMKSTAILINTARGGIVDTAALTAALRNGDIAGAGLDVLETEPPDESEELLTLDNVVVTPHAAFISEESILDLEVTAATCVAQVLGGQLPESVVNPSVLEQPNLRAKSLMTEPKGD, encoded by the coding sequence ATGCAAAACAATTGGAAAGTCCTCATCACTGATTATGCCTGGCCCTCTATAGAGCCTGAACGACAAGTGCTCGCCGAAATCGGGGCAGAACTTATCGCAGCGGAAACTGGTGAAGAAGCAGAACTCCTAAGTCTTGCACCAACAATGGACGGCATCCTGACCTGTTGGAAACCCGTCCGTGAGCCTGTCATTGCCGCCGCCACGAAATGTCAGGTTATCGGGCGTTGCGGTATCGGACTCGACAATATCGACGTAGAAGTTGCTACGGAACACGGCATCGTTGTCACTAACGTCCCTGCTTACTGTGTTGATGAAGTCTCCGACCATGCGATGGGGCTTCTGTTGGCGTGCGCTCGGAAAATTCCACGCTTTGATCGGACCATCAGAGAAGACACATGGGACCAGAACGTCGGACCAGCGATGCGCAGAATCCGAGGCAAAACACTCGGTGTCATCGGATTCGGAAGGATTGCACGGTCAATTGTGCCAAAAGCGAAAGCGTTCGGACTTACAATTAACGTCTCTTCCCCACGCACGGCTCCTGAATTAATTCAGCAGCACGGTGCACAAAAGGTCTCATTTCCAGAACTTCTCGCAACGTCCGATTTTATCACCATTCACGCGCCGCTGACCTCGGAAACACAACACCTGTTTAGCGAGGCTGAGTTCCGGGCGATGAAATCAACAGCGATTCTCATCAACACTGCCCGCGGAGGCATCGTAGATACCGCTGCACTCACTGCTGCACTCCGCAATGGTGACATCGCGGGTGCGGGTTTGGATGTCTTGGAGACAGAACCGCCAGACGAAAGCGAGGAACTACTTACGCTCGACAACGTTGTTGTCACACCGCACGCCGCTTTCATCTCAGAGGAATCAATTCTTGACTTGGAGGTTACCGCCGCCACGTGCGTCGCGCAAGTACTCGGAGGACAACTGCCAGAATCCGTTGTTAACCCATCGGTTCTGGAACAACCAAACCTCCGGGCAAAATCACTCATGACCGAACCGAAAGGAGATTAA
- a CDS encoding ThiF family adenylyltransferase: MPNQNQISDIVIEAYNHLLQRRIVVITETIRKNLAEDATGWVFECTAEVPYPNKKNFPREVPLRVLIPEEFPYEPVDIYTICGEVNGFPHQDAELGKLCLHEEDSAPRDASRLVCYIKWAIEWLEDASNGMLLKPGAPYELPDFSRKILDSPLLTELTLIINESSNSYETWLSRNGEFGHVECFWASGSQTIFAVRFYDEDSLLIRESKFAPNVLRKGSRIDGKWVIVPNICYEKHRPPQTYEEMERLCSRNGLNFYKLLKETWNLKNTHRFGILLIGFPIPEKAEAPFTEIHWQPLLFQNLRGFRDQKPKPRLKGPARKSKQIWQKLKENGCFSPDQHLPWGRVENITHKRLYTRGAYSSEIQSTPIAFFGCGALGSSIAELLARGGVKQLNLFDPDLITFGNLCRHTLDGSSVGLNKAKELAERLSRANPLSTIQGHAIGIPLNSHSDEALHQVLTNADVFVDCTTSETAFDWLNKYAVTNGKRLVSLFFNFRAELLTICISGDSRSCGDIFLDLKDSVQQNRTRIDPYVYSHEPLEEEEIMEGAGCWHPTFPAQNAHIQILAAHAVDIISHSISSKSKRGLAAIIKRQSVLQNGVQPSSLVKVAWTKKY; encoded by the coding sequence ATGCCAAATCAGAACCAAATCAGTGACATTGTAATAGAGGCGTATAACCATCTTCTCCAACGCCGTATTGTTGTAATTACTGAGACCATTAGGAAAAATTTAGCAGAAGATGCTACAGGTTGGGTTTTTGAGTGTACTGCCGAAGTACCATATCCAAATAAGAAGAATTTCCCTCGTGAAGTTCCTTTACGGGTCTTGATTCCTGAAGAATTTCCATATGAACCAGTAGACATATACACCATATGTGGAGAGGTAAACGGATTTCCTCATCAAGATGCCGAGTTGGGCAAATTATGTTTGCACGAAGAGGATTCAGCTCCTCGAGATGCTTCCAGGCTTGTTTGCTATATCAAATGGGCGATTGAATGGCTTGAAGATGCATCAAATGGCATGCTTCTTAAACCAGGTGCCCCGTATGAATTACCCGACTTCAGTCGTAAAATTCTAGATTCACCACTTCTAACAGAACTTACTTTAATCATCAATGAATCATCAAATTCCTACGAAACTTGGCTATCTCGCAATGGTGAATTTGGGCACGTTGAGTGCTTTTGGGCATCGGGATCTCAGACGATATTTGCTGTCAGATTTTACGACGAAGACAGTTTACTGATCCGAGAATCAAAATTCGCACCGAATGTCCTGAGAAAGGGTAGTAGAATTGATGGAAAATGGGTTATTGTGCCCAACATCTGTTATGAAAAACATCGCCCGCCTCAGACTTATGAGGAAATGGAGAGGTTGTGTTCAAGAAATGGTTTGAATTTTTACAAACTTCTCAAGGAAACTTGGAATCTTAAAAACACTCATAGGTTTGGAATTCTCCTTATTGGTTTCCCTATTCCCGAAAAAGCAGAAGCACCATTCACCGAAATCCATTGGCAACCACTTCTTTTTCAAAACCTTAGGGGATTTAGAGATCAAAAACCAAAGCCACGTTTAAAAGGTCCTGCACGTAAATCCAAACAAATTTGGCAGAAATTGAAAGAAAATGGATGTTTTTCTCCAGACCAACATTTACCATGGGGGCGCGTTGAAAACATCACTCACAAGAGACTATATACAAGAGGAGCCTATTCGTCAGAAATTCAGTCAACGCCTATAGCTTTTTTCGGTTGCGGTGCATTAGGAAGTTCCATTGCTGAATTACTTGCACGCGGGGGCGTAAAACAACTTAATTTGTTTGACCCAGATTTAATAACATTCGGTAATCTCTGTCGTCATACCCTTGATGGTTCATCAGTTGGTTTAAACAAGGCTAAAGAGTTGGCAGAAAGACTCTCGCGAGCGAATCCCCTTTCTACAATACAAGGACATGCTATAGGAATACCCCTAAACTCACACTCGGATGAGGCACTTCATCAAGTACTCACAAACGCAGATGTATTTGTTGACTGCACCACGAGTGAGACTGCGTTTGATTGGTTGAATAAATATGCAGTAACAAACGGCAAACGATTGGTTTCCTTGTTCTTCAATTTTCGTGCTGAATTGCTCACAATCTGCATATCAGGCGATTCTAGATCATGTGGAGACATTTTTTTGGATCTAAAAGATTCTGTTCAACAGAATCGGACACGAATTGACCCTTATGTCTACTCTCATGAACCCTTAGAAGAAGAGGAGATTATGGAAGGAGCTGGATGTTGGCATCCGACTTTTCCTGCCCAAAATGCCCACATTCAAATTCTAGCGGCGCACGCCGTCGACATTATCAGTCACTCCATTAGTTCCAAATCCAAAAGGGGACTTGCAGCAATTATCAAGAGACAATCAGTCCTGCAAAACGGTGTCCAACCGAGTTCACTTGTTAAGGTAGCATGGACGAAAAAATATTGA